The following are encoded in a window of Methanobrevibacter ruminantium M1 genomic DNA:
- a CDS encoding cold shock domain-containing protein, translating into MNETTSNELIHARRLYMKKNMKEAETNFLKVFNTNRELFNDLDEIYFIRAIQESHIDNCQSIGDLRHYADFVVENFNQEDCSNRNFEDPYADFILNLSTVLIKEEYYLDAIKYLIRLDESFLSDVSRHNSNGYYRFSHHEKYLSNMVKALIGIGKYDAALQYSIRLINDLPDTASEAKYWIKWSIAKIYNLTGDYELSIEYINELLLKRSENYFYKLLADNYLKLDDYDNALVSGVHYIILKKDIKSCVNYYTELGYILSQLGLTEESNKHYYLSYAIKKSYGNFIPDYLEEKIRDLGFDLENTNYNKIANELKPFWRECLYRNKKQFTGTISAIKQERGFGFIKPDDGGKNQFFLFKDFKDDHDYIWNNMRVSYYLGDSIDYSKNKESTRAVNVELI; encoded by the coding sequence ATGAATGAAACCACTTCAAATGAACTAATACATGCACGCAGACTTTATATGAAAAAGAATATGAAAGAAGCAGAAACTAATTTTTTAAAAGTTTTCAATACAAATAGAGAGCTCTTTAATGATTTGGATGAAATTTATTTTATCCGTGCAATACAAGAATCCCATATTGATAACTGCCAATCTATAGGTGATTTAAGGCACTATGCTGATTTTGTAGTAGAAAACTTTAATCAAGAGGATTGCTCCAATAGAAATTTTGAAGATCCATATGCTGATTTTATTTTAAATCTTAGCACTGTTCTAATCAAGGAAGAATACTATTTGGATGCAATTAAATACCTGATAAGATTAGATGAGTCTTTCCTATCTGATGTTTCAAGACATAATTCCAATGGCTATTATAGATTCTCCCATCATGAGAAATATCTTTCAAATATGGTTAAGGCATTGATTGGCATAGGAAAATATGATGCTGCTTTGCAATATTCCATTAGATTAATCAATGACCTTCCAGACACTGCCAGTGAAGCTAAGTATTGGATTAAATGGAGCATAGCTAAAATATATAATCTGACTGGAGATTATGAACTTTCAATTGAATATATCAATGAATTATTGCTTAAAAGGAGTGAAAACTATTTCTATAAACTTTTAGCAGATAACTATCTAAAATTAGATGATTATGATAATGCATTAGTCAGTGGGGTCCATTATATTATTTTAAAAAAGGATATCAAATCCTGTGTAAATTATTACACAGAACTCGGATATATCTTAAGCCAATTGGGTCTTACTGAGGAATCCAATAAACATTATTATCTCAGCTACGCTATCAAAAAATCCTATGGCAATTTCATTCCAGATTATTTGGAAGAGAAAATCAGAGATTTAGGCTTTGATTTGGAAAATACCAATTATAATAAGATAGCTAATGAGCTTAAACCTTTCTGGAGAGAATGTTTATACAGAAATAAAAAGCAGTTTACAGGAACCATAAGTGCCATAAAACAAGAAAGGGGATTTGGTTTTATTAAGCCAGATGATGGAGGAAAAAACCAATTCTTCCTATTCAAGGACTTTAAGGATGATCATGATTATATTTGGAATAATATGAGGGTTTCATATTATCTTGGGGATAGCATTGATTATTCTAAAAATAAGGAGTCCACTAGGGCAGTTAATGTTGAATTAATTTAG